The following DNA comes from Candidatus Binataceae bacterium.
CGCATCCGAGCTTCCGTCTGACATGGGAATTACGATGTCGCGTTCGATCACCGGCGCCTCCTGCGTGAGAGTTATTCGCGACTATAGAACTGTACGGTTGCGTGTATATATAGCGCATCGATTGCACAATCGGAAAATATTCAAGCGGTGAATGCGATGAAGGCGATCCAATTCGACGAGCTCGGCGGCCCGGAAGTGATGCATCTGCGCGAAATTCCGATTCCGGAGCTGAAGCCGGGAACGGTCATCGTGCGCAATCGCGTCATCGCGCTCAACTACGGCGACGTGTTTTTTCTGCGCGGCCAATACCTCGTCAAACCCGTCTTCCCCGACGTACCCGGGATGGAAGCCGCGGGCGAAATCGAAGCGGTCGCGCCGGATGTCACCGACCTCAAGCCCGGAATGCGTGTCGCTTATATCGGGATGGGCGCGTACGCGGAGTTCACGCGGATTCGGGCCTCGCGCGTGATTCCGATTCCCGATGGCGCGAGTTTCGAGCAGGCGGCCGCGTTTCCGATCGCGGTGCTCACCGCATGGCATCTGCTCCAAACCTGTCATCACACGACGGCGAATCAGACCGTGCTGATTCACTCCGCGGCGGGCGGCGTTGGAATTGCGGCGGTGCAGATCGCGCATGCTGCCGGCGCTCGCGTGATCGGAACCGTATCGAGCAACGACAAGATTCCGTTCGTGCGCCAGTATGGCGCTGACGACGCGATCAATTACGCGAGCGAGGACTTCGCCGCCGAGGCGATGCGAATCACGGGCGGCCGCGGCGTCGATCTGATTCTCGACGCGGTCGGCAAACCAACCTTCGAAAAGGGAATCGGATGCCTCGCGCCATTCGGCCATCTGATTCTCTACGGCAGCGCCAGCGGCGCGCCGGATCGAATCGATCCGATGCGGCTGTTCGCCAAATCACTGAAAGTCAGCGGCTTCGTCGTGCCGATGGTTTACGGGATGCGCGAGATTCATCGGCGCGGCCTCGAGGCGGTTTTCCAACTCGCGCGCGACGGCAAGCTGACGGTGCCGATTGGCGCGCAATTCGGACTCGCCCAGGCGCGCGAGGCGCTCAGCCTTCTCGAATCGCGCCGCTCGATGGGAAAAATCCTGATCATTCCCTAAGCGTTTTAGCGGGTCGTGCAGAATCGATCTGTTTGCCAAATTCGTGGCGCATCGCATCGTCATTGACGGGCATTCGCTCGTTTGACCAATCATCGCAGGGGCATAGCAGTTGCTTGACGCTCAGTCGGATTCCGATCCGCTCAGTGATGAGCCGGCAAAACGAAAAATTGCACCGCGCCGATCGCGGCGAGCACGCCGAGTTGCTCAATTCGATTCTCGTCGCGTCCGAATCCGCGATTGCGGCCGTCGGCCGCGACGGATCTCTGATCGCGTGGAGCAGCGGCGCGGAGCGCATCTTCGGTTACGATTCGTCAGATGCGATCGGCTGCCAGGCGGACACGATCTTCGCGACTATCGCCGTGTCGCCACGATGGGATCAGATTGTCGCTCACGCCCGCGAGCGCGGCGAGTGGAGCGGCGAAGCTCGCCTGCTTAGTCGCGATGGTAAACGCTTCTCGGGCAACCTGAGGATGGCTTCCTGGCGGGATGCTGCCGGCAGGCTCGCGGGCTTCACGATCGTCGCGCGCGATCTGTCGGCGGAAAAGCAGGCCGAGCGCGCGATTCGCGAGCAGCAGGCATACAGCGCCAACCTGTTCGAATCCAACGTCGATGCGATCGTGACGACCGACTCCAACGGCATCGTAACGGGCGCTAACCAGCGGATGTGCACTCTCACGGGGCGCTCGCGCGAGGAGCTCATCGGCACGCGCTTCGCCGATCAGACCAAAGATCCGGTTCGCGCCGACGAGGCGCTTCGCCGCGTGCTCGGCGAAGGCACGCTGGCCGATTGCGAGCTCGCGATTCGCGGAGGCGGCGACGCCGCCGCCGTCGTCTCCTGCAACGCGACGATCCTGCGCGGCGCCGACGATCGCATCCGGGGAGTGTTCGTCGCCGCGCGCGATATCAGCGCGCGCAAACGGCTCGAGGACGAGCTGCGGCGCAAGAACGACGAGCTCGAGGAGCGCAACCGCCAGGTGCAGGAGGCCAACCGCCTCAAGAGCGAGTTCCTGGCCAACATGTCGCACGAGCTGCGCACGCCGCTCAACGCAATCATCGGTTTCTCCGAGCTCATCTTCGACGGCAAGGCCGGCGCGCTCTCCGACGATCAGCGCGAGTATCTGGCCGACATTCTCACCAGCGGCCGGCACCTGCTCGCGCTTATCAACGACGTTCTCGATCTCAGCAAGGTCGAAGCCGGTAAGATGGAGTTTCTGCCCGAGCGCGTCGAACTGGCAGCCGTTGCCGCCGAAGTGCGAGACATCCTGCGCTCGCTGGCGGGCAAGAAACGAATCGCGATTTCGACCGAGGTCGATCGCGCGATCGGACCCGTGACGATCGATCCGGGCCGGCTGAAGCAGGTCCTTTACAACTTCCTTTCCAACGCGCTCAAGTTCACGCCCGACGGCGGCAAGGTCACGATTCGGATCATGCCCGCCGGCGAAACCGATTTCACGCTGGAAGTCGAAGACACCGGCATCGGAATCAGCCACGAGGATTTGACACGGTTGTTTGTCGAGTTTCAGCAACTCGATGCGAGCACGGCGAAAAAATACCAGGGCACCGGTCTCGGACTCGCGCTGACCAAGCGCATCGTCGAGGCGCAGGGCGGAGAGATCGGGGCGCGCAGCGAACCCGGCCGCGGCAGCGTGTTCAGCGCGCGCCTGGCCCGGACGCATCGCCCGAAAGCGCTTTCGCGGACCGCGATCGATCGCCAGGGGTAGTCGTGATGGCGAAGGGCGAGATTCTTATCGTCGATGACAACCAGTTAAACCTGAAGCTGATCCGTGTCCTGCTCGTCGGCGAAGGCTATTCAGTAAAAACCGCGGGCGACGCCGAAGAAGCGATCGCAATGCTTGAAACGGCGCTGCCCGATCTGATCCTGATGGACGTGCAGCTCCCGGGCATGGACGGACTCGAGCTGACACGCCGCCTCAAGAGCGACCCCGAACGCCGCAAGATCGTGATCCTCGCGCTGACCGCGTATGCGATGAAGGGCGACGAGGAAAAGGCGCGCGCCGCCGGCGCCGATGGATACCTGACCAAGCCGGTGGATACACGCACGCTGCCCGAAGTGATCGCGGGCTATCTGGAACGCCGCGGCGGGTGAGAATCTGGCGATCGCGCTAGGCTACCTTCGACGGAGCAGGAGCGACGTCCATCGGCGCCGGCGCGGAATTCACCATTGCGAGCGTGCTCTCCGCAGGCCGCACGCTTTCTTTGCGGGGCTCGCGCAGAGCGAGGAAGCGAGTTTCGACTAATCGGTAGTGCAGCCAGGCGACGCCGACGCTGATCGTCCAGACCGCAACGATCGCGATGACTTCCTGTGGAATCGTGCCGACCGCCTCGAACCGCAAATGCATCAGGCGCGCGACCATCCGCCACACCGGATCGTGGAACAGGTAGATACCGTAGGAAATCTTGCCGACCTCAACCAGCGGCCGCGTGGAAAGGATGCGCGCCGGCCACGATCGCGCCTGTAGAAAAAGCGCAATCACGAACAGAGCGGTTGCGACAGCGATTAGGGTGAATCCGAGCGTAGCCGCGTGCCATCCGGGTCCATCGATAGTCGAGCCGGCCGTCGCCCACGCCATCGCGACGATCGCGATCATCGATGCTGACGCGGTAAACCAGCTCCAATCTCGCAGCCGCTGGAAGAACGACTGGGCCATCGGCTCCGAGAGCGCCAGTGCAGCCGCGCAACCCATCAGGATCGTGTCGATACGGGTGTCGAACCCATAGTAAACGCGATCCAGGGATCGCTGGGACGGCTCCATGAGATGACCCGGGTTCATTCTCGCGAACACCAGCCATCGATGGACGAGCACGATCGTTACAAGCACCAGCGCGATTCGAAGGCATCGCCGTAGGCCGAACTTCCGAAGCGTCCACGGCCAGCAGAGATAGAACTGCTCTTCGATACACAGCGACCACGCAACGCCATAGGGCGGAAACGCGCACCAGCCGAATGCAATCGCGAAGTTCAGCGTGTAAGTAAGGAAATACGGCAGAGTGCCGACAATCGCGAAAAAATGGTTTCGA
Coding sequences within:
- a CDS encoding acyltransferase, which encodes MTTRPAEPLLSHVSYQPAFDGLRALCITAVIAFHVGSWDRAWLNNLTNRGWVGVDVFFVLSGFLITWIVIAELERRGTFDLRRFYFRRALRLQPAYFSGLIGFTLLLYFLNRNHFFAIVGTLPYFLTYTLNFAIAFGWCAFPPYGVAWSLCIEEQFYLCWPWTLRKFGLRRCLRIALVLVTIVLVHRWLVFARMNPGHLMEPSQRSLDRVYYGFDTRIDTILMGCAAALALSEPMAQSFFQRLRDWSWFTASASMIAIVAMAWATAGSTIDGPGWHAATLGFTLIAVATALFVIALFLQARSWPARILSTRPLVEVGKISYGIYLFHDPVWRMVARLMHLRFEAVGTIPQEVIAIVAVWTISVGVAWLHYRLVETRFLALREPRKESVRPAESTLAMVNSAPAPMDVAPAPSKVA
- a CDS encoding PAS domain S-box protein encodes the protein MSRQNEKLHRADRGEHAELLNSILVASESAIAAVGRDGSLIAWSSGAERIFGYDSSDAIGCQADTIFATIAVSPRWDQIVAHARERGEWSGEARLLSRDGKRFSGNLRMASWRDAAGRLAGFTIVARDLSAEKQAERAIREQQAYSANLFESNVDAIVTTDSNGIVTGANQRMCTLTGRSREELIGTRFADQTKDPVRADEALRRVLGEGTLADCELAIRGGGDAAAVVSCNATILRGADDRIRGVFVAARDISARKRLEDELRRKNDELEERNRQVQEANRLKSEFLANMSHELRTPLNAIIGFSELIFDGKAGALSDDQREYLADILTSGRHLLALINDVLDLSKVEAGKMEFLPERVELAAVAAEVRDILRSLAGKKRIAISTEVDRAIGPVTIDPGRLKQVLYNFLSNALKFTPDGGKVTIRIMPAGETDFTLEVEDTGIGISHEDLTRLFVEFQQLDASTAKKYQGTGLGLALTKRIVEAQGGEIGARSEPGRGSVFSARLARTHRPKALSRTAIDRQG
- a CDS encoding quinone oxidoreductase; its protein translation is MKAIQFDELGGPEVMHLREIPIPELKPGTVIVRNRVIALNYGDVFFLRGQYLVKPVFPDVPGMEAAGEIEAVAPDVTDLKPGMRVAYIGMGAYAEFTRIRASRVIPIPDGASFEQAAAFPIAVLTAWHLLQTCHHTTANQTVLIHSAAGGVGIAAVQIAHAAGARVIGTVSSNDKIPFVRQYGADDAINYASEDFAAEAMRITGGRGVDLILDAVGKPTFEKGIGCLAPFGHLILYGSASGAPDRIDPMRLFAKSLKVSGFVVPMVYGMREIHRRGLEAVFQLARDGKLTVPIGAQFGLAQAREALSLLESRRSMGKILIIP
- a CDS encoding response regulator, translated to MAKGEILIVDDNQLNLKLIRVLLVGEGYSVKTAGDAEEAIAMLETALPDLILMDVQLPGMDGLELTRRLKSDPERRKIVILALTAYAMKGDEEKARAAGADGYLTKPVDTRTLPEVIAGYLERRGG